One Luteibacter sp. 9135 DNA segment encodes these proteins:
- a CDS encoding glycerophosphodiester phosphodiesterase family protein — translation MAMLLKTVPTHQVSVLAHRGLWGKFSPSGDTPENSRAALQQADDQCMDAVELDVKMTSEGVPVLMHDMNLGRTTDVYTAFRGGTKYDPNTNVGTNPSVASVSWNTIQNLHLLSPGRTQVTGYFVPDVTGIFTYWNQHGLRTPMIFDTKTKDAVKAIDRLAQENFSAPSRVVGAKVNATLYPSYSAFKADAPTIVGIPVFTTNMLTIIDVPAVRRAWTGSPAVEINVKQPNGLLQGQLDLAKGDKKAVGVFNALPDAPGNGNFYKNTGVCCYTLASIYFSYPGGRDTADDRGDWNYLVKQGFTFITTDDPRGLIGFLKSRGLH, via the coding sequence ATGGCCATGCTGCTGAAAACAGTACCCACCCATCAGGTATCCGTACTTGCACATCGCGGACTCTGGGGCAAGTTCTCCCCCAGCGGCGACACCCCGGAAAACTCACGGGCGGCACTGCAGCAAGCTGACGACCAATGCATGGACGCGGTGGAACTGGACGTCAAGATGACGTCCGAAGGTGTTCCCGTACTGATGCACGACATGAACCTCGGCCGCACCACGGACGTCTATACCGCGTTCCGTGGCGGCACGAAGTACGACCCGAACACCAACGTCGGCACCAACCCCAGCGTCGCCTCAGTCAGCTGGAACACGATCCAGAACCTCCACCTGCTCAGCCCGGGACGCACCCAGGTGACCGGCTACTTCGTACCCGATGTCACGGGCATCTTCACCTACTGGAACCAGCACGGCCTCCGGACACCGATGATCTTCGACACCAAGACCAAGGATGCGGTCAAGGCCATCGACCGCCTCGCGCAGGAAAATTTCTCTGCACCATCGCGTGTCGTCGGTGCGAAGGTCAACGCCACGCTGTATCCCTCGTACTCGGCGTTCAAGGCTGATGCCCCCACGATCGTCGGTATTCCCGTGTTCACCACCAACATGCTGACGATCATCGACGTGCCTGCCGTGCGCCGAGCGTGGACCGGCTCCCCCGCGGTCGAGATCAACGTCAAGCAGCCGAACGGCTTGCTGCAGGGCCAGCTGGACCTGGCAAAGGGTGACAAGAAGGCCGTGGGCGTGTTCAACGCCCTGCCCGATGCGCCGGGCAACGGCAATTTTTACAAGAACACCGGCGTGTGCTGCTACACGCTGGCAAGCATCTACTTCTCCTACCCCGGCGGCAGGGATACCGCAGACGACCGCGGCGACTGGAACTATCTGGTCAAGCAAGGCTTCACCTTCATCACCACGGACGATCCGAGGGGCCTGATCGGCTTCCTCAAGTCACGCGGACTGCACTGA
- a CDS encoding peptidylprolyl isomerase produces MSIRYRFTTAALVLGGVLSTLPAVSQASVPTPAHAAHAITPAAQFPTEASPAKRDRMRASVTITPDDVKRKLSEHPYAYDEFSLSHIFVAVGPTRDGSQRSEGEALAKANALRAKLLAGADFAAVAQAESDDAQTAGDGGELQPMLGMYVAAQFISAVSQLHEGEVSEPVRGPQGYHLILVQQHVIATYENSHKIIEALLRDEAVDAILAKSAVPTVGASGKAPSGAPGRR; encoded by the coding sequence ATGTCCATCCGTTATCGCTTCACCACCGCTGCGCTCGTCCTCGGCGGCGTACTTTCTACGTTGCCAGCGGTGTCCCAGGCTTCCGTACCGACACCAGCCCATGCCGCACACGCGATCACGCCGGCTGCCCAGTTCCCGACCGAAGCGTCACCAGCGAAACGCGACCGCATGCGGGCTTCGGTCACCATCACGCCCGACGACGTGAAAAGGAAACTATCCGAGCATCCCTATGCCTACGACGAGTTTTCGTTGAGCCACATCTTCGTGGCCGTGGGTCCCACGCGGGATGGCAGCCAACGATCGGAGGGCGAAGCGCTCGCCAAGGCCAACGCGCTCCGGGCAAAGCTACTGGCCGGTGCGGATTTCGCGGCCGTGGCGCAAGCGGAGTCCGACGATGCGCAGACGGCCGGCGATGGTGGCGAACTGCAGCCGATGCTCGGCATGTACGTTGCCGCACAGTTCATCTCCGCCGTCAGCCAACTGCACGAGGGAGAGGTCTCCGAACCCGTACGCGGTCCGCAGGGTTACCACCTGATCCTGGTGCAGCAGCACGTGATCGCCACCTATGAAAACTCGCACAAGATCATCGAGGCCCTGCTTCGCGACGAGGCCGTGGACGCCATACTTGCGAAGTCGGCTGTCCCGACAGTGGGCGCATCGGGCAAAGCGCCCTCCGGCGCGCCGGGACGTCGTTAG
- a CDS encoding GH92 family glycosyl hydrolase codes for MLLMLAGLAPAGIAANRTAVQPPVTARVTQAPAPSPVDLANPLVGTAPLDRQDLIGNAPPPGEPLYTGMTTPGASLPESATEAAPVNINTDLGFATGVPVAYDYRRPTMIGFTGGGSTYGARGAPVVMPVVGDWTVPPDYATAAYDKSTEKASPGYYTVDLDTFHTKVELTATQWTSLMRFTFPESHRANVVLNLRRDGGDVEVIGDRTIRGVAKAGRHDRDADGPFFVAEFSRPFTVFGSFHAEVNHQGEGLGREDVQAGRRTVSGDYAGAYVTFDTKAGDQVVLRIAHGHSAAEAEQRLHAQDSDTDFDRVHAKAREIWARLFDRVQVEGGTPKQRMLFYSTLYHSFASPRMIARKGEHYTDSTGHDRLATYDQYGPVPFWDTGRNQVALLMLLQPEVVKDIMRSELDRARERGYMNTSFHGDHAVLLYDGAWQRGIDFDYAAAYEYLRKNATDPKGPRGYLAEYDTQGWIADTVPEGSPSPPYAGGKAGVATTLEYAWDDHALADVARRLGKTDDAAMFKRRAGNYRHVFDRSTGFFRGRTADGAWIAPFDPGEPYYNFMMKEASGWSTLWLVPHDVQGLVDLLGGRDGFNAKLDAFFATPYTAKGICRDCTGLIGQYVQGNQPDQQAAYLYAWSGQPWKTQAMARRILSQMYGSDATGYGYPGMDDQGSTSSWYVLGAMGFYPVDPSRPEYIIGSPIFDRVRLRLGNGKVFEIVARDNTDANPYIQSATLNGKPWNKPWFSHADIADGATLVLTMGPKPNTAWGSDPGDAPPSMSATGAKAATWSGKVPPLATPWTAEVSPDNALPEYPRPQLARPSLEHPQWSSLNGLWEYAASDVDTPPVFGQALKNRILVPYPAESVLSGVQKHADFMQYRRLVDVPATFSANGQRVLLHFGAVAQDATVYVNGTQVARHTGGYTSFSADITAALKARGPQEIVVTVHAPVDGANVMVGKQRLRPEGIFYTAASGIWQTVWLEPAPAVHLAQLDILPATGLDAFTVSATLAGDAAGATLHVTAYADGAPVGEASGPAGTPLRLGIAHPRPWSPQDPFLYTFKATLVAGSTRDDVTSYAGLRSIGIATVHGRQRVVLNGKPTFLLATLDQGYWPDGIHTAPTDEALRFDIQKTRDLGFNTIRKHIKVEPARWYYWADRIGLMVWQDMPALPNGHNDTLSEADKAGFRRDVDAIVDQLKGETSIIGWIPFNEGWGQWSVPAAAELAAQIKQRDPSRLVNARSGANCCDTKGDPMAGDMIDIHDYQGPGLPAPDATRASMDGEHGGLTLGVPGHVWPNTPINPYGEVKDAAALNDGYVANTAVLRDKGPGIGVSGAVYTQITDVEGEHNGLFTYDRKVEKVDEARVRAINEATIRAGSSP; via the coding sequence ATGCTCCTGATGCTGGCGGGCCTTGCGCCCGCCGGCATCGCCGCGAACCGAACCGCTGTCCAACCGCCCGTGACCGCACGGGTCACCCAGGCGCCGGCCCCCTCGCCCGTGGACCTGGCCAACCCGCTCGTCGGCACCGCACCGCTCGATCGGCAGGACCTGATCGGCAATGCGCCACCGCCGGGCGAGCCGCTGTACACCGGCATGACCACGCCCGGTGCCAGCCTGCCGGAGAGCGCCACGGAGGCTGCGCCGGTCAACATCAACACCGACCTGGGTTTCGCCACCGGCGTACCCGTGGCCTACGATTACCGTCGTCCCACCATGATCGGGTTCACCGGCGGCGGCTCCACGTACGGGGCTCGCGGCGCGCCCGTGGTGATGCCCGTGGTCGGCGACTGGACCGTGCCACCGGACTACGCCACCGCCGCGTACGACAAGTCGACCGAGAAGGCGTCGCCCGGTTACTACACCGTGGACCTGGATACGTTCCACACGAAGGTCGAGCTGACGGCCACGCAGTGGACCAGCCTCATGCGTTTCACCTTCCCCGAGAGCCACCGCGCCAACGTCGTGCTCAACCTGCGCAGGGACGGCGGTGACGTGGAGGTGATCGGCGATCGCACGATCCGCGGCGTGGCCAAGGCCGGACGGCACGATCGCGACGCGGACGGTCCGTTCTTCGTCGCCGAGTTTTCCCGCCCGTTCACCGTCTTCGGCAGCTTCCACGCCGAGGTGAACCACCAGGGCGAGGGGCTGGGACGCGAGGATGTGCAAGCCGGCCGCCGCACGGTTTCCGGCGACTATGCCGGCGCCTACGTCACCTTCGACACGAAAGCCGGTGACCAGGTGGTGCTGCGCATCGCCCATGGCCACAGTGCGGCCGAAGCCGAACAGCGCCTGCATGCGCAGGACAGCGACACGGATTTCGACCGTGTGCACGCGAAGGCACGCGAGATCTGGGCACGCCTGTTCGATCGCGTGCAGGTGGAAGGCGGCACGCCGAAGCAGCGCATGCTTTTCTATTCGACGCTTTATCACTCGTTTGCAAGCCCGCGGATGATCGCGCGCAAGGGCGAGCACTACACCGATAGCACCGGGCACGACCGGCTCGCGACGTACGACCAGTACGGCCCCGTGCCGTTCTGGGATACCGGACGCAACCAGGTCGCCCTGCTGATGCTGCTCCAGCCGGAGGTGGTGAAGGACATCATGCGCTCCGAACTGGATCGCGCGCGCGAACGGGGCTACATGAACACCTCGTTCCACGGCGATCATGCGGTGTTGCTCTACGACGGTGCCTGGCAGCGCGGCATCGATTTCGACTACGCCGCCGCGTACGAGTACCTGCGCAAGAACGCCACGGACCCGAAGGGGCCACGCGGTTACCTGGCCGAATACGATACGCAGGGCTGGATCGCCGACACCGTGCCGGAAGGCAGTCCCAGCCCGCCGTATGCCGGCGGCAAGGCGGGCGTGGCTACCACGCTGGAATACGCCTGGGACGACCACGCGCTGGCCGACGTCGCGCGCCGCCTGGGCAAGACCGACGATGCGGCGATGTTCAAGCGGCGCGCGGGCAACTACCGCCACGTGTTCGATCGCTCCACCGGCTTCTTCCGTGGCCGCACGGCCGATGGCGCCTGGATCGCGCCGTTCGATCCCGGCGAGCCCTATTACAACTTCATGATGAAGGAAGCCTCCGGCTGGTCCACGCTGTGGCTGGTACCGCACGACGTGCAGGGGCTGGTGGACCTGCTGGGCGGCCGTGACGGATTCAACGCGAAGCTCGACGCATTCTTCGCCACGCCTTATACGGCCAAGGGCATCTGCCGCGATTGCACCGGCCTGATCGGCCAGTACGTGCAGGGAAACCAGCCGGACCAGCAGGCGGCGTATCTCTACGCCTGGAGTGGCCAGCCGTGGAAGACCCAGGCCATGGCACGTCGCATCCTCAGCCAGATGTACGGCAGCGACGCCACCGGCTACGGGTATCCCGGCATGGACGACCAGGGCTCCACGTCGTCGTGGTACGTGCTCGGCGCGATGGGCTTCTATCCCGTGGATCCGTCGCGGCCGGAGTACATCATCGGTAGCCCGATCTTCGACCGCGTGCGTCTGCGCCTGGGCAACGGCAAGGTGTTCGAGATCGTCGCGCGCGACAACACGGACGCCAACCCGTATATCCAGTCCGCCACGCTCAACGGCAAGCCCTGGAACAAACCCTGGTTCAGCCATGCGGATATCGCCGACGGCGCCACGCTGGTGCTGACGATGGGCCCGAAACCGAACACCGCCTGGGGCAGCGATCCCGGGGATGCGCCACCGTCCATGAGTGCCACGGGCGCCAAGGCCGCCACATGGAGCGGCAAGGTGCCGCCGCTGGCGACACCTTGGACTGCGGAGGTATCGCCTGACAACGCGCTGCCCGAGTACCCGCGCCCGCAACTGGCACGCCCGTCACTGGAGCATCCGCAGTGGTCCAGCCTCAACGGCCTCTGGGAGTACGCGGCGAGCGACGTGGACACACCGCCCGTGTTCGGACAGGCACTGAAGAACCGTATCCTGGTGCCCTACCCCGCCGAGTCCGTGCTCTCCGGCGTGCAGAAACATGCGGACTTCATGCAGTACCGCCGCCTCGTGGACGTGCCGGCCACGTTCTCGGCGAACGGCCAGCGCGTCCTGCTCCATTTCGGCGCAGTGGCCCAGGACGCCACCGTGTACGTCAACGGCACGCAGGTAGCACGACACACGGGCGGCTATACGTCCTTCAGCGCCGACATCACGGCCGCTCTGAAAGCCAGGGGCCCACAGGAGATCGTCGTCACCGTGCACGCGCCCGTGGATGGCGCCAACGTCATGGTCGGCAAGCAGCGGCTGAGGCCCGAGGGTATTTTCTACACCGCCGCCTCCGGCATCTGGCAGACGGTGTGGCTGGAACCGGCACCGGCCGTCCACCTGGCACAGCTGGATATCCTGCCGGCCACCGGCCTGGACGCCTTCACCGTGAGCGCGACGCTCGCGGGTGACGCGGCAGGCGCCACGTTGCACGTCACCGCCTATGCGGACGGCGCGCCGGTGGGCGAGGCCAGCGGACCCGCCGGCACACCGCTGCGCCTTGGCATCGCGCACCCTCGGCCGTGGAGTCCTCAGGACCCGTTCCTCTACACGTTCAAGGCCACACTGGTCGCGGGCAGCACGCGCGACGACGTAACCAGCTATGCCGGCCTGCGCAGCATCGGCATCGCGACGGTGCATGGCCGCCAACGCGTGGTGCTCAACGGCAAGCCCACCTTCCTGCTGGCAACGCTGGATCAGGGCTACTGGCCCGACGGTATCCACACCGCGCCGACCGACGAGGCGCTGCGGTTCGACATACAGAAGACCCGCGATCTCGGCTTCAACACCATCCGCAAGCACATCAAGGTGGAACCGGCACGCTGGTACTACTGGGCCGACCGCATCGGACTAATGGTGTGGCAGGACATGCCGGCGCTACCGAACGGCCACAACGATACCTTGAGCGAGGCCGACAAGGCCGGCTTCCGCCGCGATGTCGACGCCATCGTGGACCAGCTCAAGGGGGAAACCTCGATCATCGGCTGGATCCCCTTCAACGAGGGCTGGGGACAGTGGAGCGTGCCCGCCGCGGCCGAACTGGCCGCGCAGATCAAGCAGCGCGATCCGTCGCGCCTGGTCAACGCACGCAGCGGCGCGAATTGCTGCGATACCAAGGGCGATCCGATGGCGGGCGACATGATCGACATCCACGATTACCAGGGCCCCGGCCTGCCCGCGCCGGATGCCACCCGTGCCTCGATGGACGGCGAGCATGGTGGCCTGACCCTCGGCGTACCCGGCCATGTCTGGCCGAACACGCCGATCAATCCGTACGGCGAGGTGAAGGATGCCGCCGCGTTGAACGACGGCTACGTGGCCAACACCGCGGTGCTGCGCGACAAGGGCCCGGGTATCGGCGTGTCGGGGGCGGTGTATACGCAGATCACCGACGTGGAAGGCGAGCACAACGGCCTGTTCACCTACGACCGCAAGGTCGAGAAGGTGGACGAGGCCCGTGTGCGCGCCATCAACGAGGCCACGATACGCGCGGGCAGTTCGCCCTGA
- a CDS encoding TonB-dependent receptor — protein sequence MTYMPRLLTRKPLCAALATATLSVAGCLVLPAPAFAQASTPSAAPSKAPAQAKPNDDTRKTDKPKAGEPGSPTTMDAVVVTSYRQSIDQNVQDKREANSIVEVINAQNIAQFPAKNIADALAHVPGVVISRESGEGKTVSIRGLAPELTLTQLNGNYVASADTSAGLTRSFNYTLFPANMFSDIKLYKSLEARLDEGGIGGNVDLRTRRPLEMAANEGFVTGTAAGSDTSSKLEPQGSALWSWKNKDETFGVLVAGSYQKRHATTHSADAGSWHWWSDNCTDRDACTQPPRNVHGGTYGADVNSNIDLWPGGGVVDQAGNVSNGFWMPQQFSTTRNELDLKTKGAQATMQFKPSDHFLLTGNYFRFERQQTQITNTLEVPEWGLPSSSNYADQQGRLLAPEGLTFDPSHTIVTGANYRLPAAGVGCNATVNPSTGAIRQAVDVCNTEIPWLNGNYSVEKATSQTLNLEGEWDNGGSLSGSFNVGRTWAKGGPSVELGMAAKPRNFVDGQWVNGSNGAAWTLNGKPTLSADGQTLQNMQNGAGQVDLGSTGSNMVNTTNSQNFAQADFTWAFDSHWMQSLQFGVKTSDAHAEQQSNEVRWYCKGTTSQFQTCDPNAGQLPPGFLLANSLDGSSEAYNDSTFPAINFPAYYNHLNSTYDRVLYNKPQNKSSIGEKIAAAYVQANFDTGTVRGNVGVRFVTTKQDLTVANQVTTNNAVYYHNAAGNILICPASGVNAGGGACAPGDFQYLPREVAVIEDFTNSSTTKRYNKFLPSFNVAWTVADDIIIRAAGSQALARANYTDLAKLGSLTNNTQDYYNDRKQFGAPLPGWYGSGANADLKPFTATQFDLAGEWYYAEHSVVGIDLFKKEVKNFVVPVTVNNVDVNVGGTQTNFMQYSTNANGRSGTSKGIELYTQHTWDSGFGYIGNYTLNKTNETPVSLGDTQVGKSELIGSAKYAANVSVFYEKNGLLLRASENWTGRTMQGLASGLPIYAQPYHQIDVNGDYEFNKHFMVTASVINLTKSTPHTYLGGDTRARLVQLLYPGRQYYVGVTYKFGADS from the coding sequence ATGACCTATATGCCACGCTTGCTCACGCGCAAGCCGCTTTGCGCCGCCTTAGCCACTGCCACACTGTCCGTCGCCGGCTGCCTTGTCCTTCCTGCGCCGGCGTTCGCACAGGCATCCACGCCATCTGCCGCACCCAGCAAAGCACCGGCGCAGGCAAAGCCCAATGACGACACCCGCAAGACGGATAAACCCAAAGCCGGCGAGCCCGGCAGTCCCACCACCATGGATGCCGTGGTTGTCACCAGCTATCGCCAGTCCATCGACCAGAACGTGCAGGACAAGCGCGAGGCCAACTCGATCGTCGAGGTGATCAACGCGCAGAACATCGCCCAGTTTCCCGCCAAGAACATCGCCGATGCGCTGGCACACGTGCCCGGCGTGGTCATCAGCCGCGAATCCGGCGAAGGCAAGACGGTGAGCATCCGCGGCCTCGCACCCGAGCTCACCCTCACCCAGTTGAACGGCAACTATGTCGCCTCGGCCGACACCTCGGCCGGCCTCACACGCTCGTTCAACTACACCTTGTTCCCCGCCAACATGTTTTCGGACATCAAGCTCTACAAGAGCCTGGAAGCCCGCCTGGATGAGGGCGGCATCGGCGGCAACGTGGACCTGCGTACGCGGCGCCCGCTGGAAATGGCTGCGAACGAGGGCTTCGTGACCGGCACCGCCGCGGGCTCGGACACCAGCAGCAAGCTGGAACCGCAAGGCTCCGCGCTGTGGTCGTGGAAGAACAAGGACGAGACCTTCGGCGTGTTGGTGGCCGGCTCGTACCAGAAGCGCCATGCCACCACCCACTCCGCCGACGCGGGAAGCTGGCACTGGTGGTCGGACAACTGTACCGACCGCGATGCGTGCACGCAGCCGCCGCGCAACGTCCATGGCGGCACCTACGGCGCGGACGTCAACTCGAACATCGACCTGTGGCCGGGCGGTGGCGTGGTCGACCAGGCCGGCAACGTGTCCAACGGCTTCTGGATGCCGCAGCAGTTCTCCACCACCCGCAACGAGCTGGACCTGAAGACCAAGGGCGCGCAGGCGACCATGCAGTTCAAGCCCAGCGACCATTTCCTGCTGACCGGCAACTACTTCCGCTTCGAGCGCCAGCAGACCCAGATCACCAACACGCTGGAAGTGCCCGAGTGGGGCCTGCCAAGCAGCAGCAACTACGCCGACCAGCAAGGTCGCCTGCTCGCCCCTGAAGGGCTCACCTTCGACCCCTCGCACACGATCGTCACCGGCGCCAACTACCGGCTGCCCGCCGCGGGCGTGGGCTGCAACGCCACCGTCAATCCGTCCACCGGCGCGATTCGCCAGGCCGTGGACGTCTGCAACACCGAGATTCCGTGGTTGAACGGCAACTACTCCGTCGAGAAGGCCACCTCGCAGACCCTGAACCTGGAAGGCGAGTGGGACAACGGCGGCAGCCTCAGCGGCTCGTTCAATGTCGGCCGTACCTGGGCCAAGGGGGGCCCCTCGGTAGAGCTGGGCATGGCCGCCAAGCCGCGCAACTTCGTCGACGGCCAGTGGGTCAACGGCAGCAACGGCGCCGCGTGGACGCTCAACGGCAAGCCGACGCTCAGCGCCGACGGGCAGACGCTGCAGAACATGCAGAACGGCGCCGGCCAGGTGGACCTGGGCTCCACCGGCTCCAACATGGTCAACACCACCAACTCGCAGAACTTCGCGCAGGCCGACTTCACCTGGGCCTTCGACTCGCACTGGATGCAGTCGCTGCAGTTCGGCGTGAAGACCTCCGATGCCCATGCCGAACAGCAGAGCAACGAAGTGCGCTGGTACTGCAAGGGCACCACCTCGCAGTTCCAGACCTGCGACCCGAACGCCGGCCAGCTGCCGCCGGGCTTTTTGCTGGCCAACTCGCTGGACGGCAGCAGCGAGGCCTACAATGACAGCACCTTCCCGGCGATCAACTTCCCCGCCTACTACAACCATCTCAACTCGACGTACGACCGCGTGCTCTACAACAAGCCGCAGAACAAGTCGTCGATCGGCGAGAAGATCGCCGCGGCCTACGTGCAGGCCAACTTCGATACGGGCACCGTGCGTGGCAACGTGGGCGTACGCTTCGTCACCACGAAGCAGGACCTCACCGTGGCCAACCAGGTCACCACCAACAACGCGGTGTATTACCACAACGCGGCGGGCAACATCCTGATCTGCCCCGCCTCGGGCGTGAATGCGGGCGGCGGCGCCTGCGCACCGGGTGATTTCCAGTACCTGCCGCGGGAGGTAGCGGTCATCGAGGACTTTACCAACTCCAGCACCACCAAGCGTTACAACAAGTTCCTGCCCAGCTTCAACGTCGCCTGGACCGTCGCCGATGACATCATCATCCGTGCCGCCGGCTCGCAGGCCCTGGCCCGTGCCAACTACACCGACCTCGCGAAGCTGGGCAGCCTGACCAACAACACGCAGGACTACTACAACGACCGCAAGCAGTTCGGCGCCCCGCTGCCGGGCTGGTACGGCAGTGGCGCCAACGCGGACCTGAAGCCGTTCACGGCCACGCAGTTCGACCTGGCCGGCGAGTGGTACTACGCCGAGCACTCGGTGGTCGGCATCGACCTGTTCAAGAAGGAAGTGAAGAACTTCGTCGTACCGGTGACGGTGAACAACGTCGACGTGAACGTCGGCGGCACCCAGACCAACTTCATGCAGTACAGCACCAATGCCAACGGTCGCTCGGGCACGTCCAAGGGTATCGAGCTCTACACGCAGCACACGTGGGACTCGGGCTTCGGCTACATCGGCAACTACACGCTCAACAAGACCAACGAAACACCGGTCTCGCTGGGCGACACGCAGGTGGGCAAGTCCGAGCTGATCGGCAGCGCGAAGTACGCAGCCAACGTGTCGGTGTTCTACGAGAAGAACGGCCTGCTGCTGCGCGCCAGCGAAAACTGGACCGGCCGCACGATGCAGGGCCTGGCCTCGGGCCTACCCATCTACGCGCAGCCCTACCACCAGATCGACGTGAACGGCGACTACGAGTTCAACAAGCACTTCATGGTCACCGCCTCGGTCATCAACCTGACCAAGTCCACGCCGCATACCTACCTGGGCGGCGATACCCGCGCCCGGCTGGTCCAACTGCTGTATCCCGGACGTCAGTACTACGTAGGTGTGACTTACAAGTTCGGTGCGGATAGCTGA
- a CDS encoding alpha/beta hydrolase has protein sequence MPQPYVLEGTEVRTLHADGTDRDYQVFVSLPRDYADHPERRYPVLFVTDANYAFPLIRSIARRVGEHEGGTEAFILVGLSYAVGDTPEYSRRRDYTPTPDGDPELTSDMPGRAVVHGGGEVYTRFIKDQVFPLIAQHYRADMQRKIYAGHSYGGLLGIDMLIHDPGMFQYYILGSPSLQFGNDVEFARLHEATARLRDLPANVLIVLGGYEALSPGSSDPRFNHSTDMVANAQRFVAELKAKHYPGLHIKMTTVADEDHMTVFPAVITRGLLWALPPRRD, from the coding sequence ATGCCGCAACCTTACGTACTCGAGGGTACCGAGGTGCGTACGTTGCATGCCGATGGTACGGATCGCGATTACCAGGTATTCGTCAGCTTGCCGCGTGACTACGCGGACCATCCCGAGCGTCGCTACCCCGTGCTGTTCGTCACCGACGCCAACTATGCGTTCCCGCTCATTCGCAGCATCGCGCGTCGCGTGGGCGAGCACGAGGGCGGCACCGAGGCGTTCATCCTGGTGGGCCTGTCGTATGCCGTGGGAGACACCCCGGAGTACAGTCGACGCCGCGATTACACCCCGACCCCCGATGGCGATCCGGAGCTGACCTCGGACATGCCCGGCCGCGCCGTGGTCCACGGCGGCGGTGAGGTCTATACCCGGTTCATCAAGGATCAGGTCTTTCCGCTGATCGCGCAGCACTACCGCGCCGACATGCAACGGAAGATCTACGCGGGCCACTCGTACGGCGGGCTGCTGGGAATCGATATGCTGATCCACGACCCGGGCATGTTCCAGTACTACATCCTGGGTAGCCCGTCGTTGCAGTTCGGCAACGACGTGGAGTTCGCGCGTCTCCACGAGGCGACCGCCAGGCTGCGCGACCTGCCGGCCAACGTCTTGATCGTGCTGGGCGGCTACGAGGCGCTTTCGCCGGGCTCGTCCGATCCCCGGTTCAACCACAGCACGGACATGGTCGCCAATGCGCAGCGGTTCGTGGCCGAGCTGAAGGCGAAGCACTATCCGGGGCTGCATATCAAGATGACCACGGTGGCGGATGAGGACCATATGACCGTCTTCCCGGCCGTCATTACCCGTGGCCTGCTTTGGGCATTGCCGCCCAGGCGCGATTGA
- a CDS encoding MipA/OmpV family protein, whose amino-acid sequence MTSPRTFRAARTLSALGLVTVTTFVGAQDAAPASSPDSNALQAVFGVAAVSAPRYAGSRRDRIQVLPVVSIAKGPWFIDTLRGVGAQYQTQGGFSVSEALHYDFGRRDRDDGLRPGADELRGMGDVPGSVVSRTIVAQQFSPVLSTSAEAEYSLRDGTHRARFRAGLQWALIQRDSDMLTWNADIHAGNASFNQAYFGVSPFQATRTRFTPYRAAGGVYAYSSTLTWTHVFSPHWSTSVTLSGLRYTGKASDSPIVARRTAVTSAVAMNYAL is encoded by the coding sequence ATGACATCGCCAAGAACCTTCCGTGCCGCGCGCACCCTCTCCGCGCTCGGCCTGGTCACCGTGACGACCTTCGTCGGCGCGCAGGACGCCGCGCCGGCGTCCTCGCCCGATTCCAACGCGCTGCAGGCCGTGTTCGGCGTGGCGGCGGTATCCGCACCGCGCTATGCCGGGTCCAGGCGCGACCGCATCCAGGTGCTGCCCGTCGTCTCGATCGCCAAGGGCCCGTGGTTCATCGACACGCTGCGCGGCGTGGGCGCGCAATACCAGACGCAGGGCGGCTTCTCGGTCAGCGAGGCCCTGCACTACGACTTCGGCCGCCGCGACCGCGACGACGGCCTGCGACCGGGCGCGGACGAACTACGCGGCATGGGCGACGTGCCCGGCTCCGTGGTCAGCCGCACCATCGTGGCCCAGCAGTTCAGCCCGGTGCTTTCCACCAGCGCCGAGGCCGAGTACTCGCTGAGGGACGGCACCCACCGCGCCCGTTTCCGCGCGGGGCTGCAATGGGCGCTGATCCAGCGCGACAGCGACATGCTGACCTGGAACGCGGACATCCATGCCGGCAACGCCTCGTTCAACCAGGCCTACTTCGGGGTGTCGCCGTTTCAGGCCACGCGCACCCGCTTCACGCCTTACCGCGCTGCGGGCGGCGTTTATGCCTACTCCAGCACGCTGACCTGGACCCACGTGTTCAGCCCACACTGGTCGACCAGCGTCACGCTGAGCGGGCTGCGCTACACCGGCAAGGCCTCCGACAGCCCCATCGTGGCGCGGCGCACCGCGGTGACCTCCGCCGTGGCGATGAACTACGCGCTGTAA